In one uncultured Methanoregula sp. genomic region, the following are encoded:
- a CDS encoding CRISPR-associated endonuclease Cas6, which translates to MILHTFTLTLGSTRPIHGSAHQLRGFFATKFNEYTELHQHNADKFIYRYPVVQYKMIGNVPTVIGINEGAEVLKQIFDEYQEIRLGENTYQIVERGISVRDEEFGISDKIRSYEFVTPWLALNQDNYRKFYTLKNDAERDEFVWKILIGNLISMAKSLGYDVPAQIKCDAQVRFRKDRLKDVSVMTFSGTFQANFLIPDYLGLGKSVSRGFGAVRQITGNTEGGRICSSSSTRGAPT; encoded by the coding sequence ATGATCCTCCACACATTCACCCTGACCCTCGGTTCCACCCGGCCCATCCACGGCTCCGCTCACCAGCTTCGCGGCTTCTTCGCAACCAAGTTCAACGAATACACCGAGCTCCACCAGCATAACGCCGACAAATTCATCTACCGCTACCCAGTCGTGCAATACAAGATGATCGGAAACGTGCCCACCGTCATCGGCATCAACGAAGGGGCGGAAGTCCTCAAGCAGATCTTCGATGAATACCAGGAGATCCGCCTGGGGGAGAACACGTACCAGATTGTAGAGCGCGGCATCTCGGTCAGGGACGAAGAGTTCGGCATCTCGGACAAGATCCGCTCGTACGAGTTCGTGACCCCGTGGCTCGCGCTGAACCAGGACAATTACCGGAAATTCTACACGCTCAAAAATGATGCCGAGCGGGACGAGTTCGTGTGGAAGATCCTGATCGGCAATCTCATCTCGATGGCAAAATCGCTGGGCTACGATGTGCCGGCCCAGATCAAATGTGATGCGCAGGTGCGTTTCCGGAAAGACCGGCTGAAAGATGTCAGCGTCATGACCTTTAGCGGGACGTTCCAAGCCAATTTCCTGATCCCCGATTATCTGGGCCTCGGGAAATCGGTCTCGCGGGGGTTCGGTGCAGTGAGACAGATAACAGGGAACACGGAGGGAGGCAGAATATGCAGCTCGTCATCAACACGCGGGGCTCCTACCTGA
- the cas3 gene encoding CRISPR-associated helicase Cas3' translates to MTPTIFWAKPDQTYEEHIRAAYAAWKSTVSAKRNLIQRLGKLYGFSEERFLKSSLLTVVLHDIGKNIEPFQQMMRAKKEGKSFDYRENYRHELESYCFIFRGAMALATQEGGSLMGKLPLEALAVLGHHKRIDPSLDSFHRESLSAKPPVCEEGMNLALTLAGQIFQSEGYQFPEIPVHEYDPYKEVSKLIGYEGIFTKIYDREPDHEAVRATYSLLKAILHYSDWLGSSGKELPYSVKIDPDQLFKEIEQRCAAKQIAFTQLRPFQQQCADTKGNVIAVAPTGSGKTEAALFWALNNIREMQDAKLIYLLPTMVTANSIFMRLEEYFGKGNVGLSHSTATFLRENEEENPQERTVLFDKSFIKPATVATVDQFLTAGFNTGKWTLIEANAANSVVIIDEIHSYDPWTLGLIIESLKHFSKLGTRFMLMSATLPHYLIELFTRSLPDVTVIRDETLLSSCRNQYQVFDKPIEDAIAEIEKEVVQGKKTLVVVNNVAKCQELYKKLGHLNPLCYHSKFTFNDRRAKEERIDDAKLLIATQVVEVSLDIDFDVMFTECAPPDALIQRAGRVNRRRVKTGSRILIFLPSKTSEKIYDPDSTGLLTRSFEKFKTSPPDLTESDLISIVEDVYTGRDIEQSEIFVDASRQYTETQGKLMEIFDNSNKVEDKLSTRMEKYLQVPVIPLQFRNLITSLDVPPSKRRLYEVKMPYWYVRKHKEIRDEIMFCEMKYDSDIGASFADDKDDVASLIL, encoded by the coding sequence ATGACCCCCACTATTTTTTGGGCCAAACCTGATCAGACCTATGAAGAACACATCAGGGCCGCATATGCTGCGTGGAAATCTACAGTTTCTGCGAAACGGAATCTGATCCAAAGACTCGGCAAACTGTATGGATTCAGTGAAGAACGGTTTTTAAAAAGTTCCCTCCTTACGGTAGTTCTTCATGATATTGGTAAGAATATCGAGCCTTTCCAGCAGATGATGCGGGCAAAAAAAGAGGGGAAAAGTTTTGATTACCGGGAAAACTACCGGCACGAACTGGAATCATATTGTTTTATTTTCCGGGGGGCGATGGCCTTGGCCACCCAAGAGGGTGGATCGCTGATGGGGAAATTGCCCCTTGAAGCACTTGCAGTACTGGGGCATCATAAGAGAATTGATCCCTCCCTTGATTCATTTCACCGGGAAAGTTTGAGCGCAAAACCACCAGTCTGCGAAGAGGGAATGAATCTCGCGCTTACACTTGCCGGACAGATCTTCCAGAGCGAAGGCTACCAGTTTCCAGAAATTCCGGTCCATGAGTACGACCCGTATAAAGAAGTGAGTAAACTTATCGGTTACGAGGGAATTTTCACAAAAATTTATGATCGTGAACCAGATCACGAAGCTGTCCGTGCGACCTATTCCCTGTTAAAAGCAATCCTGCACTACTCTGATTGGCTGGGCTCTTCAGGAAAAGAATTGCCTTACTCGGTAAAAATTGATCCCGATCAATTGTTCAAAGAGATCGAACAACGGTGTGCCGCAAAACAGATTGCCTTTACCCAGTTACGGCCGTTCCAGCAGCAGTGTGCCGATACGAAAGGGAACGTTATTGCGGTTGCCCCTACGGGAAGCGGAAAGACGGAGGCCGCACTTTTCTGGGCACTGAATAATATCCGCGAAATGCAGGATGCAAAACTCATCTATCTTCTGCCAACGATGGTAACTGCCAACAGCATTTTCATGAGACTGGAAGAGTATTTCGGCAAAGGAAATGTGGGATTGTCGCATTCAACGGCCACATTCCTGCGTGAGAATGAAGAAGAAAATCCCCAGGAACGAACGGTTCTCTTTGATAAATCATTTATCAAACCGGCAACTGTTGCAACGGTTGATCAGTTCTTGACGGCCGGATTTAATACCGGCAAATGGACCCTTATCGAAGCAAATGCTGCAAACAGTGTTGTGATCATTGATGAGATTCACTCATACGATCCCTGGACGCTCGGGCTCATCATCGAATCCCTGAAGCATTTCTCAAAACTAGGAACCCGGTTCATGCTGATGAGTGCCACATTGCCCCACTACCTGATTGAATTATTCACCCGCTCGCTTCCCGATGTAACGGTAATCCGGGATGAAACGTTACTCTCTTCATGTCGGAATCAGTATCAGGTGTTTGATAAACCCATTGAGGACGCTATTGCGGAAATTGAAAAGGAAGTTGTGCAGGGTAAAAAAACCCTGGTTGTCGTAAATAACGTGGCGAAATGTCAGGAACTATACAAAAAACTCGGACACCTCAATCCGCTTTGTTATCACTCGAAATTTACGTTCAACGACCGGAGAGCCAAAGAGGAGCGTATTGACGATGCTAAACTATTGATAGCAACGCAGGTTGTTGAGGTTTCTCTGGATATCGATTTCGATGTTATGTTTACTGAGTGTGCACCCCCTGACGCTCTTATCCAGCGGGCCGGCCGGGTCAACAGGAGACGGGTTAAAACCGGCAGTCGGATACTTATTTTCCTGCCATCAAAAACGTCTGAAAAGATATATGATCCCGATTCAACAGGACTACTGACGCGCTCATTTGAAAAATTTAAAACATCCCCCCCGGATCTAACCGAATCAGATCTGATCTCTATTGTCGAAGACGTTTACACTGGGCGGGATATCGAGCAATCTGAAATTTTTGTCGATGCAAGCAGACAATACACGGAGACTCAAGGTAAACTTATGGAAATCTTTGATAATTCGAATAAAGTTGAAGATAAACTCAGTACGCGTATGGAGAAATATCTTCAGGTTCCAGTTATTCCTCTTCAATTCAGGAATCTGATTACGTCACTGGACGTTCCCCCCTCAAAGCGCCGTTTGTACGAAGTGAAGATGCCCTACTGGTATGTACGGAAGCACAAAGAAATCCGTGACGAGATCATGTTTTGCGAAATGAAGTACGATTCTGATATCGGCGCATCCTTTGCCGATGACAAAGATGATGTTGCGAGTTTGATCCTATGA
- the cas5 gene encoding CRISPR-associated protein Cas5, which yields MFSFSLEAVAITASFRVPETHTFHQTLPLPPRTTIVGLIGAALGKRLDEAHAFIDQHEIRVGVFGSHKGIMKDLWNYRKLTNTEYSAEKIQNRNHYSVLIREYLFDSQFTFFFASDDIESLNKIRNAFFSPCFALTAGNSDDLLKICTISEVREIQPEKICRFENTVLPGDVTRSYKHDIDLRSVPITQTLYTPQVFLLPTKFEFKGEERRVIERKPFTFISTPVILSTPLDGYCMDGKAVVLQ from the coding sequence ATGTTCTCTTTTTCATTAGAGGCTGTAGCGATCACCGCTTCGTTTAGAGTACCTGAAACACATACTTTCCACCAAACCCTTCCTCTTCCACCCAGAACTACAATTGTAGGTTTGATCGGAGCTGCACTTGGGAAAAGACTAGATGAGGCTCATGCATTTATCGATCAACATGAAATTAGAGTAGGTGTTTTCGGTTCACACAAAGGGATAATGAAGGATCTCTGGAATTACCGAAAATTAACAAATACTGAGTATTCCGCAGAAAAAATTCAAAATCGAAATCATTACAGTGTCCTTATTCGGGAATACCTCTTCGACAGTCAATTTACCTTTTTCTTTGCATCTGATGATATTGAATCCCTCAACAAAATTCGAAATGCTTTTTTCTCTCCATGTTTTGCACTCACCGCCGGAAACAGCGATGATCTTCTAAAAATATGTACGATTTCCGAGGTCAGGGAAATTCAACCGGAGAAAATTTGCCGGTTTGAAAACACCGTCCTTCCCGGGGATGTCACCCGATCATATAAACATGACATCGATTTGAGATCGGTACCAATCACTCAGACCCTCTATACGCCACAGGTTTTCCTTCTGCCGACAAAATTTGAGTTCAAAGGAGAAGAACGCCGAGTCATCGAACGGAAACCTTTCACGTTCATTAGTACACCGGTCATATTATCAACCCCACTTGACGGGTATTGCATGGATGGCAAAGCGGTTGTCCTTCAATGA
- the cas7i gene encoding type I-B CRISPR-associated protein Cas7/Cst2/DevR yields MKSEAKALTITYLTPVSFASLNGSDKESDNISSIKKISVGTDQYPYVSGQAIRRALRNQLEVLNWPLSEGVKATIDKGAATTEQEPDKYIDDDLFGFMGTEAGKAAKTRTSVVRVSPLVALNPYQGDLDFGTNYMSKESEGNPNIFETEIHAGLYRGTILIELDRVGCGDGFTEKSKLDNVEKAKRVKGLLDAIKNLWSSGRQSRTLTDISPKFVVGAMLKTKNPVFLESVQVKGKEINRAMFEETLNDYKDEILESVVGVRQGFFEGLPEKSKSIGEAFDQMGNWIDGHYQ; encoded by the coding sequence ATGAAGTCAGAAGCAAAGGCACTAACAATTACCTATTTGACGCCAGTCTCTTTTGCGTCTTTGAATGGATCAGATAAGGAATCTGATAACATTTCGAGTATTAAAAAAATTTCAGTCGGTACTGATCAGTACCCCTATGTATCTGGGCAGGCAATTCGGAGAGCATTACGAAACCAATTGGAAGTCTTAAATTGGCCACTCTCTGAAGGCGTCAAAGCAACGATTGATAAAGGCGCAGCCACGACAGAACAGGAGCCGGATAAATACATCGATGACGATCTTTTTGGTTTTATGGGAACGGAAGCCGGTAAGGCTGCAAAAACCAGAACATCCGTTGTTCGTGTTTCGCCCCTTGTTGCACTGAATCCCTATCAGGGCGATCTCGATTTCGGGACAAACTACATGAGTAAGGAATCAGAAGGTAATCCAAACATTTTTGAGACAGAAATTCATGCCGGACTATATCGTGGAACGATTCTTATCGAGCTTGATCGGGTTGGTTGCGGGGACGGTTTCACAGAAAAGTCAAAACTCGATAACGTAGAAAAAGCAAAGCGAGTGAAAGGTCTTTTAGATGCAATAAAGAATCTATGGTCTTCAGGTCGTCAAAGCAGAACTCTGACCGATATCTCACCAAAATTTGTTGTTGGTGCAATGTTGAAAACAAAAAACCCGGTTTTCCTTGAAAGCGTGCAAGTTAAAGGAAAAGAAATTAACCGTGCGATGTTTGAAGAAACACTCAACGATTATAAGGATGAAATCCTTGAATCCGTTGTAGGGGTTCGACAAGGATTTTTTGAAGGATTACCTGAAAAATCAAAAAGCATTGGAGAAGCATTTGATCAAATGGGGAACTGGATTGACGGACATTATCAATAA
- a CDS encoding ATP-binding protein — MDKDYLIRLIHEYNPQILGAPGSVPATRRDLYAEIEPWMGKKQAVAIVGLRRIGKTTLMRQLMAGLGGTPIFFSFDEEDAQKKEVLIFVLDYAIVTLHATSLFLDEIQYVEDWEGILKRYYDQKAIKIVVSGSESLEISRAKAALAGRLITFRLQPLSFREYLMLKGAGIDTGPAALEDYPAMEALYRQCITRTEFFEDAFIEYLWKGAFPELVQEEDSVVIRKYIHDLVVRKIIYRDIPAMFDIRRPDLLFELFRYACSTSSQMFDIQNLSRHFGVHAETVSNYLWYLRSAFLVRVAESYSASPAKRVRKNKKLYVVHPAIACAVLGYRREHIIEQVRGQFAETLFAGRYFWRDRYKHEVDAVLETAKGLVPVEIKFQGSISPTDTRNLRIFMDEYRAGTAILITRDRFDRKIVDGREFLFIPAWLALLAWTVSPEGPVTD; from the coding sequence GTGGACAAAGATTACCTGATCCGGCTCATTCATGAGTACAACCCGCAGATCCTGGGTGCCCCGGGGTCTGTCCCCGCAACACGGCGGGATCTCTATGCGGAGATTGAGCCGTGGATGGGAAAGAAGCAGGCGGTCGCAATTGTCGGCCTGCGCCGTATCGGCAAGACAACACTCATGCGCCAGCTGATGGCAGGGCTGGGTGGAACCCCGATCTTTTTTTCATTCGATGAAGAGGATGCACAGAAAAAAGAGGTACTCATCTTCGTCCTTGATTATGCGATTGTGACCCTGCATGCGACCAGCCTCTTCCTGGACGAGATCCAGTACGTCGAGGACTGGGAGGGAATTCTCAAGCGGTATTACGACCAGAAGGCGATCAAGATTGTCGTGTCGGGTTCCGAATCCCTTGAGATCTCGCGGGCGAAAGCGGCACTGGCCGGGCGCCTTATCACGTTCCGTCTCCAGCCCCTCTCATTCAGGGAATACCTTATGCTGAAGGGTGCCGGTATTGATACCGGTCCGGCCGCTCTGGAGGATTACCCGGCAATGGAAGCGCTCTATCGCCAGTGCATTACCCGTACGGAATTTTTTGAAGATGCATTTATCGAATATCTCTGGAAGGGAGCCTTTCCAGAACTTGTGCAGGAAGAAGACAGCGTCGTGATCCGGAAATATATTCACGATCTGGTTGTCCGGAAAATTATTTACCGGGATATCCCGGCAATGTTCGATATCCGCAGGCCGGACCTGCTGTTTGAACTGTTCCGGTACGCGTGCAGTACATCCTCGCAGATGTTCGATATCCAGAACCTCTCCCGGCATTTCGGTGTTCACGCAGAGACCGTCTCGAATTACCTGTGGTACCTCCGCTCCGCATTCCTCGTCCGCGTTGCAGAATCGTATTCTGCGAGCCCGGCAAAACGAGTGCGGAAGAACAAGAAACTCTACGTTGTCCACCCGGCTATTGCCTGTGCCGTACTCGGATACCGCAGGGAGCACATTATCGAACAGGTCCGGGGACAATTTGCCGAGACGCTCTTTGCCGGCCGGTATTTCTGGCGGGATCGCTATAAACACGAAGTGGATGCTGTCCTTGAAACCGCAAAGGGTCTCGTCCCGGTGGAGATCAAGTTCCAGGGCAGCATCAGCCCGACCGATACCCGGAACCTGCGCATCTTCATGGACGAGTACAGGGCCGGCACTGCCATCCTGATCACGAGAGACCGGTTCGACAGGAAAATCGTTGATGGCAGGGAGTTCCTGTTCATCCCGGCATGGCTTGCGCTCCTGGCATGGACCGTCAGCCCGGAGGGGCCGGTTACTGATTGA
- a CDS encoding radical SAM protein, whose translation MSRTAFILDGYVDEPACLGVPPYISPYIRTVAGVLVSRGYAVRYLTIDQLRSEPLRFSDLNTADLLVMIAGTTVPGKYLGGTPATLTEIQQLGHTVRGPKKLIGGPIAFGYAGEGGKAAIRQVIGGFDLLLEGEPAVALDNYLSGNGPAGALDYSRTDPWSIAGSGIISQHPDYPYVMCELETARGCSHGVTGGCSFCTEPFYGFPRYRSIAGIAAEVAALHASGARHFRVGRQPDILAYGAGPGEYPAPEPEKIEALFSAIRTAAPQLRTLHIDNTNPATIARHEDAAREALRAIIRHHTPGDVAAFGMETADPAVVAANNLKAQADEVFRAIGIVNEEGKTRRDNVPELLPGLNFVCGLAGETEKTYDLNEQFLLRVRDAGLMVRRVNIRQVMPFEGTRAYTENTIGKYERRFRAFKEFVRGKIDLPMLQRVYPVGTVLRDVRVEVSGDLSFGRQPGSYPILAGIPLRLQKGTVIDAVVVDWGMRSVTVLPVPVAINTLPSTAIRWLPGVGKKKVAAVLAKRPFFDLAAYRKVAGNSGIDSAMVFSER comes from the coding sequence ATGAGCAGAACGGCGTTTATCCTTGACGGCTACGTGGACGAACCGGCATGTCTTGGCGTCCCGCCCTACATCTCGCCCTATATCCGGACGGTTGCCGGCGTCCTCGTATCCCGGGGTTACGCAGTCCGGTACCTAACCATCGACCAGCTCCGTAGCGAGCCTCTCCGGTTCAGTGACCTGAACACGGCGGATCTCCTCGTCATGATCGCCGGTACAACGGTGCCGGGCAAGTACCTGGGGGGAACACCGGCCACCCTCACCGAGATCCAGCAGCTCGGCCACACGGTCCGCGGGCCGAAGAAACTGATCGGGGGGCCCATAGCATTCGGGTATGCCGGTGAAGGCGGGAAAGCCGCGATCCGGCAGGTGATCGGAGGGTTTGATCTCCTGCTCGAAGGAGAGCCGGCAGTTGCACTCGACAATTACCTGTCCGGTAACGGACCCGCAGGGGCACTTGACTATTCCCGCACCGATCCCTGGAGCATCGCGGGGAGCGGTATCATCAGCCAGCACCCGGATTATCCGTATGTGATGTGCGAGCTGGAGACCGCACGGGGCTGCTCCCACGGGGTTACGGGCGGATGCTCGTTCTGCACGGAGCCGTTTTACGGTTTTCCGAGATACCGGAGCATCGCGGGGATAGCCGCAGAAGTTGCGGCGCTTCATGCGAGCGGGGCCCGGCACTTCCGGGTCGGGCGGCAGCCGGATATCCTCGCTTACGGCGCCGGGCCCGGGGAGTATCCTGCACCCGAGCCGGAGAAGATCGAAGCGCTCTTTTCCGCCATCAGGACGGCAGCACCGCAACTCCGGACCCTGCACATCGACAACACGAACCCGGCAACTATCGCCCGGCATGAAGATGCAGCCCGGGAGGCCCTCAGGGCAATCATCCGCCACCACACTCCGGGGGATGTGGCCGCGTTCGGGATGGAGACCGCAGACCCTGCCGTGGTTGCGGCAAACAACCTCAAGGCACAGGCAGACGAGGTCTTCCGGGCAATCGGGATCGTGAACGAGGAAGGCAAAACGAGGCGGGACAATGTTCCCGAACTACTGCCGGGCCTCAACTTTGTCTGCGGGCTTGCCGGCGAGACGGAGAAGACATATGATCTGAACGAGCAGTTCCTCCTCCGGGTCCGTGACGCAGGACTCATGGTACGCCGGGTGAATATCCGGCAGGTGATGCCGTTTGAGGGGACACGGGCATACACGGAGAATACGATCGGGAAATACGAGCGTCGTTTCAGGGCATTCAAGGAATTTGTCCGGGGCAAAATAGACCTCCCGATGCTCCAGCGGGTGTACCCTGTTGGCACGGTGCTCCGCGATGTCCGGGTCGAGGTATCAGGAGATCTCTCGTTCGGGCGGCAGCCGGGCTCCTACCCGATCCTTGCCGGCATCCCGCTCCGCCTGCAAAAAGGAACGGTGATCGATGCGGTGGTGGTGGACTGGGGAATGCGATCGGTCACGGTGCTGCCGGTGCCGGTTGCGATCAACACGCTGCCGTCAACCGCTATCCGGTGGCTGCCGGGCGTGGGAAAGAAGAAAGTTGCCGCCGTGCTCGCCAAACGGCCATTTTTTGATCTCGCGGCCTACCGGAAGGTTGCCGGGAATTCGGGGATCGATTCGGCGATGGTATTTTCAGAACGGTGA
- a CDS encoding 6-hydroxymethylpterin diphosphokinase MptE-like protein: MDFAEWEPHYLEILDYFGFDRAGDEEAGRLLSTLLECDNLLSLASLVHGNDITVCGNAPCLKDELGKISGIVVAADAAAEVLDAHGIFPDAVFTDLDGATDRFIELNCEGTIMVIHAHGDNMPLLRHWVPRFKGKVIGTTQSTPLPHVYNFGGFTDGDRAVFAADELGASHITLAGFDLDDKNVDPLKRGKLFWARKLLALLGHDI; the protein is encoded by the coding sequence ATGGATTTTGCTGAGTGGGAGCCCCATTACCTTGAGATCCTTGATTACTTCGGCTTTGACCGGGCCGGTGACGAGGAAGCGGGACGGCTCCTCTCAACCCTGCTCGAGTGCGACAACCTCCTTTCCCTTGCTTCGCTTGTGCACGGGAACGATATCACGGTCTGCGGGAATGCCCCGTGCCTGAAAGATGAACTGGGAAAGATCTCCGGGATTGTTGTTGCAGCGGATGCCGCTGCCGAGGTGCTCGACGCCCACGGGATCTTCCCGGATGCAGTCTTCACGGACCTTGACGGGGCAACCGACCGGTTCATTGAACTGAACTGCGAAGGCACGATCATGGTCATCCATGCCCACGGGGATAACATGCCGCTTCTCCGGCACTGGGTGCCCCGCTTCAAAGGAAAGGTGATCGGGACAACGCAGAGCACCCCCCTCCCGCATGTTTACAACTTCGGCGGATTTACTGACGGCGACCGGGCGGTCTTTGCCGCAGATGAACTGGGGGCTTCTCATATCACCCTTGCCGGGTTCGACCTTGATGACAAAAACGTAGACCCGCTGAAGCGGGGAAAACTCTTCTGGGCGCGGAAACTTCTTGCCCTGCTCGGTCACGACATATGA
- a CDS encoding DHH family phosphoesterase has protein sequence MPEPAPFEPSGPTKYSIFGCGTNGYNLILELSKENERVMVVDKDESRVRHLRDQKCDAYQRDIASADMLVGLPLFEIAFVMTGDADANLAAVLTIKKRYPSVQIVARAIDPMNGQKLTEAGAEFVLSPQEVVARAAILQIKKQHSSRISQRLFSLLAGWEGTLGIITHKNPDPDAISSAMALAEIAKHANAKSLTPRIFYEGNIGHQENRTFVNLLDIKMEHLTPDALQKCNYLALVDCSGPGANNDVPPQTKINIIIDHHKDGKHAPTQGSFTDIRPGVGATASIMTQYLQELDVPVDKRVATALLYGIRTDTKEFKRNVTPQDLNYAGFLLPLTDADLLDKIMSPSMSQETLDVIGKAIHERKIQSGYLFANVGYVMNRDALPQAAEILITLEGVNTALVYGITDNAIVISARNRDIRLHIGNALSEAFGEMGDAGGHPNMAAATLPLHYFGKVENKAQLLEFVIEPILQKFKNLVGLENEGKKNGQ, from the coding sequence ATGCCCGAACCAGCCCCGTTTGAACCTTCCGGCCCGACAAAATACAGTATTTTCGGTTGCGGGACGAACGGTTACAACCTCATCCTCGAACTCTCCAAAGAGAACGAGCGCGTAATGGTCGTTGACAAGGATGAGTCACGGGTCCGGCATCTCCGCGACCAGAAGTGCGATGCCTACCAGCGCGACATAGCATCTGCCGATATGCTGGTCGGGCTCCCTCTTTTCGAGATCGCTTTTGTGATGACAGGAGATGCCGATGCCAATCTCGCGGCTGTTCTCACCATCAAGAAGCGCTACCCGTCAGTCCAGATCGTTGCCCGGGCAATCGACCCGATGAACGGCCAGAAACTCACTGAGGCCGGTGCGGAGTTTGTCCTCTCCCCGCAGGAAGTGGTGGCCCGCGCTGCCATTCTCCAGATAAAAAAACAGCACTCGAGCCGTATATCACAGCGGCTCTTCTCGCTTCTTGCCGGATGGGAGGGAACCCTCGGGATCATCACCCACAAGAATCCTGACCCGGATGCCATCTCATCGGCCATGGCGCTTGCCGAGATTGCAAAACATGCCAACGCGAAATCGCTTACCCCCCGGATCTTTTACGAGGGCAACATCGGCCACCAGGAGAACCGCACGTTCGTGAACCTGCTCGACATCAAGATGGAGCACCTGACTCCGGACGCACTCCAGAAATGCAATTACCTCGCGCTCGTTGACTGTTCGGGCCCGGGAGCCAACAACGACGTCCCGCCCCAGACCAAGATTAACATCATCATCGACCACCACAAAGACGGGAAACACGCCCCTACCCAGGGTTCATTCACCGATATCCGGCCCGGGGTCGGGGCAACCGCGAGCATCATGACCCAGTACCTGCAGGAACTCGATGTGCCGGTCGACAAACGGGTGGCAACCGCCCTCCTCTATGGAATCCGGACGGATACCAAAGAGTTCAAACGCAACGTGACCCCGCAGGATCTCAATTACGCGGGCTTCCTCCTGCCCCTCACGGACGCCGACCTGCTCGACAAGATCATGTCCCCGTCCATGTCGCAGGAGACGCTGGACGTGATCGGGAAGGCCATCCACGAGAGGAAGATCCAGAGCGGTTACCTCTTCGCAAACGTAGGGTACGTCATGAACCGCGATGCCCTCCCGCAGGCTGCCGAGATCCTCATCACGCTCGAAGGGGTCAACACGGCGCTCGTGTACGGCATCACCGACAACGCAATCGTCATCTCGGCCCGCAACCGCGATATCCGGCTGCATATCGGAAATGCCCTCTCGGAAGCATTCGGGGAGATGGGCGATGCCGGCGGCCACCCGAACATGGCAGCGGCCACCCTCCCGCTCCACTACTTCGGCAAGGTGGAGAACAAAGCCCAGCTCCTGGAGTTTGTCATCGAGCCGATCCTCCAGAAGTTCAAGAACCTTGTCGGTCTCGAAAACGAAGGAAAGAAGAATGGCCAGTAA